The following proteins are encoded in a genomic region of Dokdonia donghaensis DSW-1:
- a CDS encoding porin family protein — protein sequence MKKLVLSFLFIAFICSTQLFAQGARIGFKAGLSYSQISGYEFSLLNQAGDTPRPAPAGAEEGRYGFAVAFLAEIPINDKISFQPEFAFSSQGNKYEGTRFDNLQLPLGLRINFNQLFVIAGPQAGIKISDPLQSKNYKSFDVSAFGAIGYHFNESVFIEARFTRGFLEVFEDDSQIIVPYTPSSDDPGANSNSLVNKDNFLINNTGNNQYFTFSVGYRL from the coding sequence ATGAAAAAATTAGTACTTTCTTTCTTGTTCATTGCATTTATATGCAGTACACAATTGTTTGCTCAAGGCGCAAGAATCGGCTTTAAAGCTGGCTTAAGCTATAGTCAAATAAGTGGATATGAGTTTAGTTTACTGAATCAAGCGGGTGATACCCCTAGACCGGCTCCTGCTGGAGCGGAAGAAGGACGTTACGGGTTTGCTGTAGCATTTCTCGCTGAAATACCAATTAATGATAAAATAAGTTTTCAACCAGAATTTGCTTTCTCATCACAAGGTAATAAGTATGAAGGAACACGTTTTGATAACTTACAGTTGCCACTTGGCTTGAGAATAAACTTTAATCAGCTTTTTGTTATTGCTGGACCACAAGCTGGTATCAAAATATCTGATCCATTACAGTCTAAAAATTATAAATCTTTTGATGTCTCTGCCTTTGGAGCAATAGGGTATCATTTTAACGAGAGTGTTTTTATAGAAGCACGTTTTACAAGAGGATTTTTGGAAGTATTTGAGGATGATTCTCAAATAATAGTTCCTTACACGCCAAGCAGCGATGATCCTGGGGCAAATAGCAATAGCCTTGTAAATAAGGATAATTTTCTTATCAATAATACTGGAAACAATCAATACTTTACCTTTAGTGTAGGGTATAGATTATAA
- the tsaD gene encoding tRNA (adenosine(37)-N6)-threonylcarbamoyltransferase complex transferase subunit TsaD has product MNTDSQKTYILAIESSCDDTAAAVLQNDKVLSNVVANQAIHQEYGGVVPELASRAHQQNIVPVVTAALRKANIDKKQLSAIAFTSGPGLLGSLLVGTSFAKSFAMGLDIPLLDINHMKAHILAHFIDEEGYDKPSFPFIGVTISGGHTQIVRVDDYFEMEVIGETIDDAVGEAFDKSAKIMDLPYPGGPLIDKYAQLGDPKAFPFTKPKVDGLNFSFSGLKTQIMYFVQRQQEANPDFLKEHRDDVCASIQYTIVNILMDKIKKAVKETGITQIAIGGGVSANSGIRTALKKAETTHGWKTFLPKFQYTTDNAAMIGIVGYLKYKDLVEKDSFQNLEVSAQSRLKI; this is encoded by the coding sequence ATGAATACTGATTCTCAAAAAACTTACATTCTCGCTATTGAATCTTCTTGTGATGATACTGCTGCTGCTGTATTACAAAACGATAAGGTACTCTCAAATGTTGTTGCAAACCAAGCGATTCATCAAGAATATGGAGGTGTAGTTCCAGAGCTTGCCTCGCGTGCACATCAACAAAATATCGTACCAGTTGTTACCGCTGCATTACGTAAAGCAAATATCGACAAAAAACAACTAAGCGCCATTGCTTTTACAAGTGGACCTGGCTTACTTGGGTCCCTTCTGGTAGGCACCTCATTTGCAAAATCTTTTGCGATGGGACTAGACATACCGCTGCTGGACATAAACCATATGAAAGCGCATATACTAGCCCATTTTATAGATGAAGAGGGCTATGACAAACCTAGTTTCCCTTTTATAGGAGTGACAATATCTGGTGGCCATACACAAATAGTGCGTGTAGATGATTACTTTGAGATGGAAGTTATAGGCGAGACCATAGATGATGCCGTGGGTGAAGCCTTTGATAAAAGTGCAAAAATTATGGATTTACCTTACCCAGGAGGACCGCTCATTGATAAGTATGCACAACTGGGTGATCCAAAAGCTTTTCCTTTTACAAAACCTAAGGTGGATGGTCTTAACTTTAGCTTTAGCGGTCTTAAAACACAAATAATGTACTTTGTACAAAGACAACAGGAGGCAAACCCTGACTTTTTAAAAGAACATAGGGATGATGTGTGCGCCTCAATACAATATACCATTGTAAATATCTTAATGGATAAAATTAAAAAAGCGGTAAAAGAAACTGGCATTACTCAAATCGCTATAGGTGGTGGCGTATCTGCAAACAGCGGTATAAGAACCGCGCTGAAAAAGGCAGAAACTACACACGGCTGGAAAACATTTTTACCAAAATTTCAATACACCACAGATAACGCAGCGATGATAGGCATTGTGGGATACCTTAAGTACAAAGATCTTGTAGAGAAAGATTCTTTTCAAAACTTAGAAGTAAGTGCTCAATCTAGATTGAAAATATAA
- a CDS encoding CDP-alcohol phosphatidyltransferase family protein produces MSKLPQAHRFTDLSDYGRKPAQYIVRFLKDTSATPVQVTLLFFVSGMIAIYCIYTEYYILAAIFMILKSVLDAADGELARVKKTPSYTGRYLDSILDIVLNALFLFMIGYKTDADTWLIILAFIALQIQGTLYNYYYVILRYKLNGDTTSRITETGTPQALPGEEQVTVTALFYTYKVLYGLFDKIIYTLDPRAAKGKLIPNWLMTLVSTFGLGFQLLIMATLLVLQSPELIIPFFITYTLLVPVCIILRMKV; encoded by the coding sequence ATGTCAAAATTACCACAGGCGCATCGTTTTACAGATTTATCAGACTACGGAAGAAAACCCGCTCAGTATATAGTACGATTTTTAAAGGATACCAGCGCTACTCCTGTCCAGGTTACGCTTCTCTTTTTTGTTTCGGGAATGATTGCTATCTATTGTATCTACACAGAATATTATATACTCGCAGCGATTTTTATGATTCTAAAATCTGTACTTGATGCCGCAGATGGGGAACTGGCGAGAGTAAAAAAAACACCCTCCTACACGGGTCGATATCTAGATTCTATACTTGATATTGTACTTAATGCGTTATTCCTTTTTATGATAGGTTACAAGACAGATGCCGATACTTGGCTTATTATTCTTGCATTTATAGCACTTCAAATACAAGGGACTTTATATAATTACTACTATGTTATCTTGAGATATAAACTCAACGGTGATACTACAAGCCGAATCACCGAGACGGGAACACCCCAAGCATTACCGGGTGAAGAACAAGTTACGGTAACAGCTCTTTTTTACACCTATAAAGTCCTATATGGATTATTTGATAAAATAATCTATACGCTAGATCCTAGAGCCGCTAAAGGTAAGCTTATACCTAACTGGTTAATGACTCTTGTATCAACCTTTGGCTTAGGTTTTCAACTATTAATAATGGCCACATTACTGGTACTACAAAGCCCAGAACTTATTATCCCTTTCTTTATAACATACACGTTACTTGTACCTGTATGTATCATACTACGAATGAAAGTCTAG
- a CDS encoding 16S rRNA (uracil(1498)-N(3))-methyltransferase, protein MQLFYSKSLDIESTSYTLPKDESKHVIRVLRKQPGDTIYLTNGKGYLFTAQVYDANPNKCKLSITSHTYQEPRDYKLHLAVAPTKLNDRFEWFLEKATEIGVTEITPLLCDHSERKVIKEERFLKILQSAMKQSLHYHLPALNPLTPFKDFITNAHSNTFIAHCEDDTKSLLKSELSPATDYTILIGPEGDFSTTEIQQALQKNIIPVSLGHSRLRTETAAIVACHSVAFINE, encoded by the coding sequence ATGCAACTATTTTACAGCAAGAGTCTTGATATAGAAAGTACCTCATACACTTTACCAAAAGATGAGAGTAAGCACGTTATAAGGGTATTACGTAAGCAACCTGGTGATACTATCTATCTTACTAATGGTAAAGGTTACCTGTTTACTGCGCAGGTATATGATGCAAATCCTAATAAATGCAAATTATCTATCACGAGCCACACATACCAAGAGCCAAGAGATTACAAACTACACCTCGCTGTAGCTCCCACAAAACTCAATGATAGATTTGAGTGGTTTTTAGAAAAAGCCACAGAGATAGGTGTTACAGAAATCACACCACTACTTTGTGATCATAGCGAACGCAAAGTTATAAAGGAAGAGCGCTTTCTTAAAATATTGCAAAGTGCAATGAAGCAGTCACTGCACTATCACCTACCCGCACTAAACCCGCTCACGCCTTTTAAAGATTTTATAACAAATGCACATAGTAATACATTTATAGCCCATTGTGAAGACGATACAAAAAGTCTCCTTAAAAGCGAACTATCTCCTGCAACAGACTACACAATTTTAATAGGCCCTGAGGGAGACTTCTCAACTACAGAAATACAACAAGCCCTACAAAAAAATATAATACCTGTATCACTAGGTCATAGTAGACTGCGTACTGAGACCGCTGCCATTGTAGCCTGTCACAGCGTGGCATTTATAAATGAATAA